Within Cololabis saira isolate AMF1-May2022 chromosome 14, fColSai1.1, whole genome shotgun sequence, the genomic segment GTGGGTGGGTTGCAAAATATATTTATGTGGTTGTTAATAAACTGGAGCACACAGCTCGAGTATTAATATTGTGAGTGAAATGTGCATTTACAGCTATTTGCAATAAGATGTAGATGGGTGGTTTGCTGATTGTACATTAGCGTAGGAGAGTTTGTAATTCCATCGTTATTTAAAAAGCTGAAGGCTTGTGTCTCTCATGTGCAAAAGGAGACATAAGCCTTTTAATTAACACATTTTTCTTCAATGTGATCACTGAAACTATCAGTGCGGCACATGCGTACTTGAAAGGCTTATGCTGCCGTCTCTTTTTTGCTACTCTTTCCaagtcttaaaaacaagattgATATCAGTGGTATTCAAGGGAACAGATACAGTTTCTTTcagggtgtgtttgtgtgcgcacCATGGAGAGGCCCGTTCTTCTGGTACAGGTTGCTAGGCAGCGTGTGTCTGTCCCACTCAGATGGCTTTAGCAAGCGTTCCTGTTTGGAGGGGGTGAGCTGCTCGCTGTACTCCCAGAAGTAGCGGCGCTTGCCTCTCTTGCGGCTGGGGACTCCAGCTGTCAGGCCTTTAATGTCTTCCATCAGCTCAATGTCACAGCCTGGCCGGGTTGACAAGGAGGGGAGAGCAACAGagagagaaataaaacaaaattaaagccacaaaaaaaggaaaattgtcATTTTTAAGGAGCATAttgtgaaaagaaaattaatttttTGTTCCTGGGCATGTTTATTTGGCTTTTCTGACCTACCTGGCTCAGAGAATGCGTCACTCATATCATCATCCTTGTCAGCTTCGTagtcttcatcctcctcttcttcctcctcttcctcattctCAGACAGCTCATGTTCACTGCCAAAACCCTCATCGTGGTCCTCATCGTCTAACTCCAGCCCGTCGCCCTCGTCCTCCTCtgcctcgtcctcgtcctcctcatcctcgtcctcctccagcTGGGAGAGGGCTCTGTTTCCAAGGCCGCTGCGGGCCAGGAACAAAGAGTAGTTGTGCTCCTCCTCCTTGACCTGCTCGGAGTCCTCCACCACCAGGATGTTGCCTCCACCACTGGCTCCTGCCACACTCTTTGTGCAAAAAAGCCCAGAGGTGCTGCCCTCCATGGCCTGGCTGGCCTCCACCATCTGAGGCACAGAAGCAGAGCAGCCCACGGGCATTTCTCTCCTCACTATCCCCTCGGCCTTCTTCTCGAAGCTCAACAGGCTGCTGGAGCCGCTGGATGGAGCAGGAGGGAGTCCCACCAAGGCAGCAGTTGAAGAAGTGGATGCCATGGCATCTTGAGGCAGGGAGAGAGGCAGAGGAGGCTCTGACCTCTCAAAGTCTGTTTGGGAAGGCATGTCAGCTTGAGCTTTGTGCACAGAACTCACCCGTACTTTAGCTTTCCGCACAAAGTCAGAGCCGTGAGAAGTTGGCGCAGCCATCTTAACTGCTCGCCCCGCAGGCTTGATGTGCGTCTGGCTCAGGTCCTGCGTGAGGCTGAGCTGGTGCTGGGCCTTGGCCATCGTCTCAGTGCTGGAGGGAACAGGTCTGGTTGCTTTTTGTGTGCCCTCAGGAAAATCTGGGGGAAGGCTGCGGGAAGGACGGGAGGAGGACGTGGAACTTGGGGAAGGCCGTACAGAGCTGGGGCCCGATCCTTGGCCGGGGACGAGGAGTCTCTTGCTGTGAGAGGGGAGCTGGGGCAGCGGAGGCTGCGCCTGGGGGGCCGGCAGGCTCAGGTCAACGGGAGGGTAAAGCGCCTCACAGACGGGGAGTGAATCCTCACTGTTAAGCTGGGCCAGCGTCGGGGTTCGGCTAATAACTTCCTCATCCTGGTAGGGACTGGAGAAGTCATCCAATCCCAGAAAGTCCACCTCTTTGGTTCCCCAGATGTCACAGCTGGCCAGCCGTGTGTATCTGTCAACAACAGAGACAGCACAGTCCCAAAATATCAAAACTTTTAGTGGCTTCTAACCAGCTTGCTGACACCTCATGCTCGCTTCGGAGAAaattatgtatttaattttattgtattttttgaaACTCTGTAGCCCAAAACGAGTGACTAAAAACCCCAGTTCTATTGAGAAACTTTAgaaacagaaacaagtgttttGCGATCTTTGATGGAAAGCTGTTTGTTCCTTTATAACAACATGTGTGTGTTGAAAACCACTTGATGTTGTTTACCACTGAAAGCGCAACAGGCCAAAGGACATTCAAACACCACCTCATAGTGCagcttggggggaaaaaaagattatatattttccctttttttgtccACGTTTGCAAGATCTAATTTTGAGCTGTTAATTAAGAGTGATGCTAACACATCACTGAGGAGTATCTCGCTGCAACAGAACTGCTCTAGATGAGGAGTATTAACAGGCTTATCTTCTTTGCTTTGGTATTTTTGAGTTTTTAACTTTTGTCACAGATGAATTAAACCACAAGGCAGTGATAACTTTTCATACTACACATCTAAGAATAAAACGGAAATCTCAGATGGTGTTTCAGTGCTGCATGTGCTAATTATGCTTTTGAAACCTTCACAGGTTGTCTGCTTGTCTAACAGGAGGGAGCCTTCAAAGTGAAGTAGAATGCAGTTTAGTAAAACCATCACAGAAACTAAAAGTATCAAACAGCAGAATGTGATTTCTACAGGCTTTAAGACATGGTACCAAACAGCAGTACAGGAAATACCTTGACAGTCAAGGCTGTAAAAGAATAATTCAGTCATTACCCAGCCGGCACAGCATTTACGTCTGCTCCTTCACAAAATCAACCTTGGAAGCAGAAAGTTCCATTAACTCTGCTGCAGCCAGCACTATCCCACCTCAGTCTACATTGCCTTCAGTTTTCAGACTGCTATCTGTCCTCCGCTGACACTCCACCTTGGGGAGAAGGGAAGTACTATTTGTGTGAGTACTTTGGCAGCAGAGTAAGGGGGTAGTATCAGAACAGCCGGTGCGTTACCTGAGACCCGAGGAGACTGCAGCAGGAGGCCGACTTGCTCCTTACAGGTCTCTTCAATCACTGCCTCACTTCATTAAAGCTAATATTTTTCTAGTGCATGATAATCATTTAGTGACAATAAGTTCTGCAATAAAATTCTCCAGGCACCTGCCTTACCTCATAACACTCATGGACTGACTTCACATCTGGTTTCACTTCCTTTATTAAAAATGAAACGCATCAACTTCAGTACGTGATGCAGAAAACCATGTCTGAGATTCCAGTTTTGTTTCACTGttgttttaatggataattcAACATCTGGTAAATAGACTAATGATGCAAATGTGTCATTTGGATAACAGTGAACCGTatggataga encodes:
- the crebrf gene encoding CREB3 regulatory factor, which encodes MPQPSVSGMEPPFGDAFQNYSFADQALTSTELLGTSSDPDFMYELDRDMTHRQSPCGDSVLGVADGGKDVEGGVDQFMGLGECETVCSSSAFEQWDSYWEDLTRYTRLASCDIWGTKEVDFLGLDDFSSPYQDEEVISRTPTLAQLNSEDSLPVCEALYPPVDLSLPAPQAQPPLPQLPSHSKRLLVPGQGSGPSSVRPSPSSTSSSRPSRSLPPDFPEGTQKATRPVPSSTETMAKAQHQLSLTQDLSQTHIKPAGRAVKMAAPTSHGSDFVRKAKVRVSSVHKAQADMPSQTDFERSEPPLPLSLPQDAMASTSSTAALVGLPPAPSSGSSSLLSFEKKAEGIVRREMPVGCSASVPQMVEASQAMEGSTSGLFCTKSVAGASGGGNILVVEDSEQVKEEEHNYSLFLARSGLGNRALSQLEEDEDEEDEDEAEEDEGDGLELDDEDHDEGFGSEHELSENEEEEEEEEDEDYEADKDDDMSDAFSEPGCDIELMEDIKGLTAGVPSRKRGKRRYFWEYSEQLTPSKQERLLKPSEWDRHTLPSNLYQKNGPLHGKYMLKKSRRTDVEDLTPNPRKLLQIGTELRKLNKVISDLTPVSELPLTARPRSRKEKNKLASRACRLKKKAQYEANKVKLWGLSTEYDRLLFVINAIKEEIMARVEDSSPRPTNMTDTLEQLIQETLVPSPVAGQTSEFVNKILENTGRGDPTGGLVGLRVPTSKI